Proteins found in one Corynebacterium canis genomic segment:
- a CDS encoding bifunctional ADP-dependent NAD(P)H-hydrate dehydratase/NAD(P)H-hydrate epimerase: MRPLYTVEQVRAAEAPLLAAQQRPDELMRKAAHQVARAAQDMLDSKYGRILVLAGSGGNGGDALYAATELKAASLEAVLMGGRVHQPALAAFEAAGGTVVEKPLGEYALVIDGITGIGGTGALRDWAAGIVASIDAPVLSVDIPSGVDADTGATHGAHVKARRTITFSGLRYAHAFASACGEVTVADIGLEFEPADAFLWNALTDNLPLKLEPGESDDKYTGGVVGICAGSTQYPGAGIMCSIAAVRATPSMVRYIGDICPLPEIVPHPSIAEAARVQAWVYGPGRGERDELAELLARPEALLIDASGLTVLARDAALREQLIERKFPTVLTPHVGEFVQLVEGFRLPVNLEDWVGSARALAVHTGTTVLLKGRRTVITDGVNPTNIVDLGTSWAATPGSGDVLSGLAGAWLATPLLDKWGAVKVMTLAALIHGQAAEIAARTEYGHAPTSASLIIDAIRPATARVCGPAG; this comes from the coding sequence ATGCGCCCCCTTTACACAGTTGAACAGGTCCGTGCCGCGGAGGCGCCTCTCCTCGCGGCGCAGCAACGCCCAGACGAACTCATGCGCAAGGCCGCGCACCAGGTCGCCCGCGCCGCCCAAGACATGCTCGATAGTAAGTATGGTCGAATCCTGGTGCTCGCGGGTTCGGGCGGAAACGGCGGAGACGCGCTCTATGCGGCCACCGAACTTAAAGCCGCCTCGCTCGAAGCGGTCCTGATGGGCGGCCGCGTCCACCAGCCCGCGTTAGCTGCGTTCGAGGCTGCGGGAGGGACGGTCGTCGAAAAGCCGCTAGGTGAATACGCGCTGGTTATCGACGGTATTACCGGTATCGGTGGTACGGGAGCGCTGCGCGATTGGGCGGCGGGGATAGTCGCAAGCATTGATGCGCCGGTGCTTTCCGTGGATATCCCCTCGGGCGTGGATGCGGATACCGGTGCCACGCATGGGGCGCACGTCAAGGCTCGCCGCACCATTACCTTCAGCGGACTGAGATACGCACATGCGTTTGCCTCGGCGTGCGGCGAGGTGACCGTGGCCGACATCGGACTGGAGTTCGAACCCGCCGACGCCTTTTTGTGGAACGCCCTCACGGATAACCTCCCGCTAAAGCTTGAACCCGGCGAATCCGACGATAAATACACCGGCGGCGTCGTGGGCATTTGCGCTGGCAGCACGCAATACCCCGGCGCCGGGATCATGTGTTCGATCGCTGCGGTGCGGGCCACCCCCAGCATGGTGCGCTATATCGGCGATATCTGCCCGCTCCCCGAAATCGTCCCGCACCCCAGCATCGCCGAAGCCGCCCGCGTGCAAGCCTGGGTTTACGGCCCTGGGCGGGGCGAACGCGACGAACTCGCCGAATTGCTCGCCCGCCCGGAAGCGTTGCTTATCGACGCCTCCGGGCTTACCGTACTCGCCCGCGACGCCGCACTCCGCGAGCAGCTGATCGAACGCAAATTCCCCACGGTGCTGACGCCGCACGTCGGTGAGTTCGTACAACTGGTCGAGGGGTTCCGCTTGCCCGTAAACCTCGAGGATTGGGTCGGTTCGGCCCGCGCGCTCGCCGTGCACACCGGCACCACCGTCCTGCTCAAGGGCCGACGCACGGTGATCACCGACGGCGTGAATCCCACGAACATTGTGGACCTCGGCACCTCCTGGGCCGCTACCCCCGGATCCGGGGATGTGCTTTCCGGCCTCGCCGGCGCCTGGCTGGCCACCCCGCTGCTGGACAAATGGGGTGCCGTCAAGGTGATGACCCTCGCCGCGCTTATCCACGGGCAGGCCGCGGAAATCGCCGCCCGCACCGAATACGGCCACGCGCCGACCTCAGCCTCGCTGATCATCGACGCGATCCGCCCCGCTACTGCTCGAGTATGTGGTCCCGCTGGGTAA
- the groES gene encoding co-chaperone GroES has translation MAKVNIKPLEDKILVQINEAETTTASGLVIPDSAKEKPQEATVIAVGAGRFDEDGDRIPMDVKEGDVVIFSKYGGTEIKYQGEEYLILSQRDVLAVIEK, from the coding sequence GTGGCGAAAGTCAACATCAAGCCCCTTGAGGATAAGATCCTGGTTCAGATCAACGAGGCTGAGACCACCACCGCGTCCGGCCTGGTCATCCCGGATTCTGCCAAGGAGAAGCCGCAGGAGGCGACCGTTATCGCCGTGGGTGCTGGCCGTTTCGACGAAGACGGCGACCGTATCCCCATGGACGTCAAGGAGGGTGACGTTGTGATCTTCTCCAAGTACGGCGGCACCGAGATCAAGTACCAGGGTGAGGAATACCTGATTCTTTCTCAGCGTGACGTGCTTGCTGTCATTGAGAAGTAA
- the tsaB gene encoding tRNA (adenosine(37)-N6)-threonylcarbamoyltransferase complex dimerization subunit type 1 TsaB — MLVLAIDTSTPTVVSGLVRDGHTIAQRILPDCRHHNESLVPAIQQCLAEAAAGFAELDAVVVGCGPGPFTGLRVGMVTGAALADALQIPVYGVCSLDAIAQRIDAATLLVATDARRREVYWARYINGERVVGPEVAAPQSLVEPAEVVNVPARYADAIPAAGRRVDMHPTPESLVSVAVFDGSPAPLTPLYLRRPDAKEPKPKPKSPAVPDVVID; from the coding sequence GTGCTCGTTCTTGCGATTGATACCTCTACGCCGACCGTGGTGTCGGGTTTGGTGCGCGATGGCCACACGATTGCGCAGCGTATTCTTCCGGATTGCCGCCATCACAATGAGTCCTTGGTGCCCGCGATTCAGCAGTGTCTCGCGGAGGCCGCGGCGGGGTTCGCCGAGCTTGATGCCGTGGTTGTGGGTTGCGGTCCCGGCCCGTTTACGGGGCTGCGCGTGGGCATGGTGACCGGTGCGGCGTTGGCGGATGCCCTGCAGATTCCGGTGTACGGGGTTTGTTCCCTCGACGCGATCGCACAGCGTATCGACGCCGCGACGCTGCTGGTGGCCACGGATGCGCGGCGTCGAGAAGTATATTGGGCGAGGTATATAAACGGGGAGCGGGTCGTGGGCCCTGAGGTTGCCGCCCCGCAGAGTTTGGTGGAGCCCGCGGAGGTGGTGAATGTGCCTGCGCGCTATGCGGATGCGATCCCAGCGGCGGGCCGACGCGTGGACATGCACCCCACCCCGGAATCGTTGGTTTCCGTTGCTGTGTTCGACGGCTCGCCTGCGCCGTTGACGCCGCTTTATTTACGACGCCCCGACGCGAAAGAACCGAAGCCGAAGCCCAAGAGCCCTGCCGTCCCCGACGTGGTGATCGACTAG
- a CDS encoding ABC transporter ATP-binding protein, protein MTDSFPIEITGLVKKYGGVPAVDHLDLRVRTGTVHGFLGPNGSGKSTTIRSLLGLIRPDAGTLRLLGHDPTAHPAAATRRVAYVPGDVALWPHLTGAEALATLARLRDRHHGDNPARRAELIERFQFDPSKRIRAYSKGNRQKVMLIAALAADADVLVFDEPTSGLDPLMEREFGACLRERVNEGASVLLSSHILSEVQELADDISIIRAGKLVESGRLEDLTHLRGSRIVATLPDGSVHDHLYPAAEVPNQLQKLLNASATGITCTSAGLDDIFLDHYKEQAS, encoded by the coding sequence ATGACTGATTCCTTCCCCATTGAAATTACTGGTTTGGTGAAAAAATACGGCGGCGTGCCGGCCGTTGACCATTTAGACCTGCGGGTCCGAACGGGCACCGTACACGGATTCCTTGGACCGAACGGTTCCGGAAAGTCCACGACAATCCGCTCCCTGCTGGGGCTGATCCGCCCGGATGCCGGAACGCTGCGCCTCCTGGGGCACGACCCCACGGCACACCCGGCGGCGGCTACGCGAAGGGTTGCATACGTGCCGGGTGATGTCGCGCTGTGGCCACACCTGACCGGCGCGGAAGCGCTGGCGACGCTGGCGCGGCTGCGGGATCGGCATCACGGGGACAACCCGGCCCGGCGCGCCGAATTGATCGAGCGTTTCCAATTCGACCCGTCCAAGCGGATCCGGGCGTACTCAAAGGGAAACCGGCAAAAGGTAATGCTGATCGCCGCGCTGGCCGCGGACGCCGATGTCTTGGTCTTTGACGAACCCACCTCCGGGCTCGACCCGCTCATGGAACGCGAGTTCGGTGCATGCTTGCGGGAACGGGTGAACGAAGGCGCGTCGGTATTATTGTCCAGCCACATCCTTTCGGAGGTCCAGGAACTGGCCGATGACATCAGCATTATCCGCGCCGGAAAGCTCGTAGAATCGGGACGGTTGGAAGACCTGACCCACCTGCGGGGCTCAAGAATCGTGGCCACGCTCCCCGATGGCAGCGTGCACGACCACCTCTACCCCGCCGCCGAGGTCCCGAACCAATTGCAAAAGCTTTTGAATGCCTCGGCCACCGGAATCACGTGCACCAGCGCCGGTTTGGACGATATCTTCCTAGACCATTACAAGGAACAGGCATCATGA
- the alr gene encoding alanine racemase: protein MNLLTITIDLDAIAHNTRLLKQKAAGAQLMCVVKADGYNHGAARVAATMAAHGADQFGVATLAEALALREAGITQPILAWIWTPDQDVVAALDAGIELGVPSLAHAAHLVSLRRPARVSVKLDTAMNRSGIDVAEWDTAFRMLIDAPHLTVTGLFSHLACADEPENPLNDQQVALFRKAIDQARGAGLDVPVNHLVNSPGLLTRPDAYFDMVRPGIALYGYSPIPGLSAAAEGLRPAMTWESRITVVKEIHAGEGVSYGQTWRAPSDGYTAVVACGYADGLPRALQGSLEVSINGRRYPQVGRVCMDQIVLWLGAGGEEAPPVQPGDRAILFGPAETGALTADDFAAALGTINYEVICSPHGRTTRAYLGG from the coding sequence ATGAACTTGCTCACCATCACCATTGATTTAGACGCCATCGCGCACAACACCCGCCTGCTCAAACAAAAGGCTGCGGGGGCGCAATTAATGTGCGTGGTCAAGGCTGATGGATATAATCATGGTGCGGCGCGGGTGGCAGCAACGATGGCCGCCCACGGGGCCGACCAGTTCGGCGTGGCCACGTTGGCGGAGGCGTTGGCGCTGCGGGAAGCGGGAATTACACAGCCGATCCTTGCGTGGATTTGGACGCCCGATCAGGACGTCGTAGCTGCTCTTGATGCTGGCATCGAGCTGGGTGTTCCGAGCCTTGCCCACGCCGCGCACTTGGTGTCCCTGCGCCGCCCCGCCCGCGTGAGCGTGAAATTGGATACGGCGATGAACCGGTCAGGCATTGACGTTGCGGAATGGGATACCGCGTTCCGCATGCTTATCGACGCCCCGCACCTCACCGTCACCGGACTCTTCTCCCATCTAGCATGCGCGGACGAGCCGGAAAACCCCCTCAATGATCAGCAGGTTGCGCTGTTCCGCAAGGCAATCGACCAAGCGCGCGGTGCGGGCCTGGATGTGCCCGTGAATCACCTGGTCAACTCCCCGGGGTTGCTGACCCGGCCGGACGCCTACTTTGATATGGTCCGCCCGGGTATCGCGCTCTACGGGTACAGCCCGATCCCGGGTTTGAGTGCGGCTGCGGAAGGGCTGCGCCCCGCCATGACCTGGGAGTCCCGGATTACCGTGGTGAAAGAGATCCACGCTGGTGAAGGCGTGAGCTATGGGCAAACCTGGCGCGCGCCAAGCGATGGATACACCGCCGTGGTCGCCTGCGGTTACGCCGACGGCCTGCCCCGAGCCCTGCAAGGATCGCTCGAAGTTTCGATCAATGGCCGCCGCTACCCGCAGGTTGGCCGCGTCTGCATGGACCAAATCGTCCTGTGGCTAGGCGCTGGTGGGGAAGAGGCTCCGCCTGTCCAGCCCGGCGACCGCGCCATTCTGTTCGGCCCCGCCGAGACCGGCGCCCTGACCGCCGATGATTTCGCCGCCGCCCTGGGCACCATAAACTATGAAGTGATCTGCAGCCCACACGGCCGCACCACCCGCGCCTACCTGGGAGGATAA
- a CDS encoding MerR family transcriptional regulator: MRVSTVAEIAGVSVRTIRHYHQIGLLPIPPQRGAWRSYSFEDVALLVRIRTLTTAGIPLAQVPRHLQEAPREIPADDVGALDDAIDSLNSHISSLEAQRQRLLALREQVAAGKQSFLPDPLAASYDEIVARIRASGSTKALQLFNRERMLVELAAQRGFIDDDFSYYISRVDHQEIADFYVEFADPTGGILTEQVCEKLVDRLFAILESYGDPPQSTLENARRLANNRAVRLLCLSAAPSAGHRRFINMAFDRLQTHL, encoded by the coding sequence ATGAGGGTTTCTACCGTGGCGGAGATCGCGGGCGTATCGGTGCGCACGATCCGCCATTATCATCAGATCGGCCTGCTGCCGATACCGCCGCAGCGCGGCGCGTGGCGGAGTTACAGCTTTGAGGATGTCGCGCTGCTGGTGCGCATCCGCACATTGACCACGGCGGGCATCCCGCTCGCGCAGGTTCCGCGCCATTTGCAGGAGGCCCCGCGGGAGATCCCAGCCGACGATGTCGGCGCGTTGGATGATGCGATTGACTCCTTAAACAGCCATATCAGTTCCCTGGAGGCGCAGCGCCAGCGGTTGTTGGCGCTCCGGGAGCAGGTGGCGGCGGGCAAGCAGTCGTTTTTGCCGGATCCGCTGGCCGCGAGCTATGACGAGATCGTGGCCCGCATTCGCGCTTCCGGTTCCACAAAGGCGCTGCAATTGTTTAACCGGGAGCGGATGCTGGTGGAGCTCGCCGCCCAGCGCGGGTTTATCGACGATGATTTTTCCTATTACATTTCCCGCGTCGACCACCAGGAGATCGCGGATTTTTACGTGGAGTTCGCGGACCCCACCGGCGGCATCCTCACCGAACAGGTGTGCGAGAAGCTCGTGGACAGGCTATTTGCCATCCTCGAAAGTTATGGCGATCCGCCGCAGTCGACGCTGGAAAACGCCCGCCGCCTTGCCAATAATCGCGCGGTTCGCCTGCTGTGCCTGTCCGCCGCCCCTTCCGCCGGGCACCGCCGCTTTATCAACATGGCCTTCGATCGCCTGCAAACGCACCTATAG
- the tsaD gene encoding tRNA (adenosine(37)-N6)-threonylcarbamoyltransferase complex transferase subunit TsaD, whose amino-acid sequence MNSTIVLGVESSCDETGVGIVRVTWGDGAPQYEVLADVVASSMEQHARFGGVVPEIASRAHLESIVPVMRAALAEAGIERPDVVAATIGPGLAGALLVGASAAKAYAAAWGVPFYGVNHLGGHVAVAGLEGDALEHAVALLVSGGHTQLLEVRGPELRELGSTLDDAAGEAYDKVARLLRLGYPGGPVVDKLARRGAVTIDFPRGLMKKSDSRYDFSFSGLKTAVARYVEAAERAGEVVSVEDVCASFQEAVCDVLTKKAIWACQDVGAEVLLLGGGVAANSRLRELAAERCRSAGVRLRVPSFKLCTDNGVMIATYAAQRVAAGAAPSSLAVGCDPALEVEVGQL is encoded by the coding sequence ATGAATAGCACAATAGTTCTCGGTGTGGAATCTTCTTGCGATGAAACCGGGGTGGGCATTGTGCGCGTCACGTGGGGTGACGGCGCGCCCCAATACGAGGTGCTTGCCGATGTCGTGGCTAGCTCCATGGAACAGCATGCGCGCTTCGGTGGCGTGGTTCCGGAGATCGCATCCCGGGCGCACCTAGAATCCATCGTGCCGGTGATGCGGGCCGCATTGGCCGAGGCGGGAATCGAACGTCCGGACGTGGTTGCCGCTACCATCGGCCCCGGTCTGGCAGGCGCGCTGCTGGTGGGTGCCAGCGCCGCCAAGGCTTATGCCGCCGCCTGGGGCGTGCCCTTCTACGGGGTGAATCACCTCGGCGGGCACGTGGCCGTCGCGGGTCTGGAGGGCGACGCCCTGGAGCACGCGGTGGCGCTATTGGTGTCCGGCGGGCACACCCAATTGCTGGAGGTGCGTGGTCCGGAGCTGCGGGAACTCGGCTCCACCCTGGACGATGCCGCGGGCGAAGCCTATGACAAGGTGGCCCGCTTGCTGCGGTTGGGGTACCCGGGCGGGCCGGTGGTGGATAAGTTGGCGCGGCGGGGCGCGGTGACCATCGACTTCCCGCGCGGGCTGATGAAAAAGTCCGATTCGCGCTATGACTTTTCCTTTTCCGGTTTAAAAACCGCCGTGGCGCGCTATGTGGAAGCGGCCGAACGCGCGGGCGAGGTGGTTTCGGTAGAGGACGTGTGCGCTTCCTTCCAGGAGGCGGTGTGCGACGTGCTTACCAAAAAGGCCATCTGGGCGTGCCAGGATGTGGGCGCCGAGGTGCTCTTGCTGGGCGGCGGGGTGGCCGCGAATTCCCGGTTGCGGGAGCTGGCCGCCGAACGCTGCCGCTCCGCGGGGGTGCGATTGCGTGTTCCATCCTTCAAACTCTGCACCGACAATGGGGTGATGATCGCCACCTACGCCGCCCAACGCGTCGCCGCCGGTGCCGCGCCCTCCTCCCTGGCGGTGGGTTGCGATCCCGCCTTGGAGGTGGAGGTCGGCCAGCTGTAG
- a CDS encoding DUF1963 domain-containing protein, which yields MSTDEAFQVKLPANLEPYRPYLQSHARRVAALFPHGMTVQNENHIPKRIVANPTGSRLGGAAFITKEHPWPRDRLGRRMLFVAQINLADMPPLEGFRSEGLLQFFIGDHGYFGIDNADFDTHNYANPHNSCVRYIPVKEYLNGQLLGGIKTQTNTIENGFFELSAKPFDQYPSRHDSTFVNMVWSDPSVSNGLIDATSELPHIGPPAVFGGGWAAFAQRDPVGFCHSHRPLLQIRSNHGPRNKPRIQWGDCGFATFFIRPEDLERWDFSEVAYYWDCY from the coding sequence ATGAGCACTGATGAAGCATTCCAGGTGAAACTACCGGCAAACCTCGAGCCCTACCGGCCCTACCTGCAATCCCACGCGCGGCGCGTGGCGGCGCTATTTCCCCACGGCATGACCGTGCAAAATGAAAACCACATACCCAAGCGAATCGTGGCCAACCCGACGGGGTCCCGCCTCGGCGGCGCCGCCTTTATTACCAAGGAACACCCCTGGCCGCGCGACCGGCTCGGGCGGCGCATGCTCTTTGTGGCCCAGATAAATTTGGCGGATATGCCGCCGCTGGAGGGTTTCCGCTCCGAGGGCCTGCTGCAGTTTTTTATCGGCGATCACGGCTACTTCGGCATCGACAACGCAGACTTTGATACGCACAATTACGCGAACCCGCACAACTCCTGCGTCCGTTATATCCCCGTCAAGGAATACTTAAACGGCCAGCTGCTGGGCGGGATTAAAACCCAAACCAACACGATTGAAAACGGCTTTTTCGAGCTGTCCGCCAAGCCTTTCGACCAATACCCCAGCCGGCACGACAGCACCTTTGTAAACATGGTGTGGTCCGACCCCAGCGTCAGCAACGGGCTTATCGACGCCACGTCTGAACTGCCCCACATCGGCCCACCCGCCGTTTTTGGTGGCGGTTGGGCCGCGTTTGCGCAGCGAGATCCCGTAGGCTTCTGCCATAGCCACCGGCCCCTGCTGCAGATCCGTTCGAATCACGGGCCGCGCAATAAGCCCCGCATCCAATGGGGCGATTGCGGGTTTGCCACCTTTTTTATCCGCCCCGAAGACCTTGAGCGGTGGGACTTCAGCGAGGTGGCCTATTACTGGGACTGCTACTGA
- a CDS encoding MerR family transcriptional regulator, translated as MRISEMAKIAGVSVRTIRHYHSVGLLPVPERQGPWRDYSIQDLERLLYIRALAEAGVPLQEIDPSTDYHRTCTAAISRIDSQIAKLQKQRQRLQALCENTDASGETILPPNIDSLFDRAEELLSTEGYERALPFLRRKRQLDRLAIRLGLFNSNYYTFFDQIDEADIIGFYRRFLALSGPHWTDQQCHELIDYTFEILERNGPLPRQLIGPTRRLARSKSTLLLARVAYPAAGHQRYIQLALPRVQEYLDRCATNP; from the coding sequence ATGCGCATTTCGGAGATGGCTAAGATTGCGGGCGTTTCCGTGCGAACGATCCGCCATTATCATAGCGTAGGGCTGCTGCCGGTCCCCGAGCGGCAGGGTCCGTGGCGCGATTACAGCATCCAAGACCTTGAACGTTTGTTGTATATCCGCGCGCTCGCGGAGGCCGGCGTTCCGCTGCAAGAGATCGACCCCAGCACGGACTATCACCGCACCTGCACGGCCGCGATTTCGCGCATCGATTCCCAGATTGCCAAGCTGCAGAAGCAGCGGCAACGGCTCCAAGCATTATGCGAAAATACGGACGCTTCCGGCGAAACCATACTCCCTCCCAACATCGATAGCCTTTTCGATCGCGCGGAAGAGTTGCTGAGCACCGAAGGCTACGAGCGGGCATTGCCGTTCCTGCGGCGTAAGCGCCAGCTCGATCGGCTCGCCATCCGCCTCGGCCTTTTCAATTCGAATTATTACACGTTTTTTGATCAGATAGACGAGGCGGACATCATCGGGTTTTACCGCCGTTTTCTCGCGCTCAGCGGCCCGCATTGGACCGACCAACAATGCCACGAACTCATTGACTATACGTTCGAAATTCTCGAGCGCAACGGCCCCCTGCCCCGGCAGCTGATCGGCCCCACCCGCCGCCTTGCACGGAGCAAAAGCACACTGCTCCTCGCCCGCGTCGCCTACCCCGCCGCCGGGCATCAGCGCTACATTCAGCTGGCCCTACCCCGCGTGCAGGAATATCTCGATCGCTGCGCCACCAACCCTTGA
- a CDS encoding YwqG family protein, which translates to MTSAEVFRPEIPAEFERYRDFLTSNCRRTTMLRLTGVAVEDTSVDTLTATASLTGSRIGGPALITKNHPWPTDKQGKKMMLLAQLNLAELPARPGYPTDGMLQFFHGDDDCYGFESGHHVRYIPAAELAAGHLEGTLKNQTDALWGGYFEVHGQLFDQFPTSEDYEVEDLTLPAELATEETEDALYDVLGLNPTNTIFGGGWAYFTQGDPRTDLSEEAAAAGEEKYELLLQVDTEDSADSQVTIMFGDSGIANFFIKPSDLAALNFDNVLYTWDCC; encoded by the coding sequence ATGACATCCGCTGAAGTTTTTCGCCCTGAAATCCCCGCAGAGTTCGAGCGCTACCGCGATTTCTTAACGTCCAATTGTCGGCGCACCACCATGCTGCGCCTGACGGGAGTGGCCGTGGAGGATACGAGCGTGGATACGCTCACCGCAACCGCGAGCCTGACCGGGTCCCGTATCGGCGGCCCCGCGCTGATTACGAAGAACCATCCCTGGCCAACCGATAAGCAGGGCAAGAAGATGATGCTGCTTGCCCAGCTCAACCTGGCGGAACTCCCCGCGCGCCCCGGGTACCCTACGGATGGCATGCTGCAATTCTTCCACGGCGATGATGATTGCTATGGCTTCGAATCCGGGCACCATGTCCGCTATATCCCGGCGGCGGAATTGGCGGCCGGGCACCTCGAAGGCACGCTCAAGAACCAGACCGATGCGCTGTGGGGCGGCTACTTCGAGGTGCACGGGCAATTGTTCGACCAATTCCCCACCTCGGAGGATTACGAGGTGGAGGATCTTACGCTGCCCGCCGAGCTCGCCACGGAAGAAACCGAAGACGCGCTGTATGACGTGCTCGGCCTCAACCCGACCAATACCATTTTCGGCGGCGGCTGGGCTTATTTCACCCAAGGGGATCCGCGCACCGACCTCAGCGAAGAGGCCGCCGCGGCGGGCGAAGAAAAGTACGAATTGCTGCTTCAGGTGGATACCGAGGATTCGGCGGATTCCCAAGTGACCATTATGTTCGGCGATTCCGGAATAGCGAATTTCTTTATCAAGCCTTCCGATCTGGCCGCCCTGAACTTCGATAACGTGCTGTATACCTGGGACTGCTGCTAA
- the tsaE gene encoding tRNA (adenosine(37)-N6)-threonylcarbamoyltransferase complex ATPase subunit type 1 TsaE, which translates to MKRRLETAADTQALGEEIGRTLRAGDVVILDGPLGAGKTTFTQGLARGLQVKGKITSPTFVIAREHRSLVGGPPLIHIDAYRLLDQEGDPFGALDSLDLDSEIDDAVLVAEWGGGLVERIADRHLHVTFDRETAVQEDPTSEARYITWEWVD; encoded by the coding sequence ATGAAACGCCGCTTGGAAACCGCCGCAGATACCCAAGCCCTCGGCGAGGAAATAGGCCGCACCCTGCGCGCCGGAGATGTGGTAATTCTGGACGGCCCGCTCGGTGCCGGAAAGACCACCTTTACCCAGGGCCTTGCTCGGGGCTTGCAGGTCAAAGGCAAGATCACCTCGCCCACGTTTGTTATCGCCCGGGAACACCGATCCTTGGTCGGCGGCCCGCCCTTGATCCACATTGATGCCTACCGGCTTCTCGACCAAGAAGGCGATCCCTTTGGCGCCTTGGATTCCCTGGACCTCGATTCCGAAATCGACGACGCCGTCCTCGTCGCCGAATGGGGTGGCGGCCTAGTGGAAAGAATCGCCGACCGGCACCTTCACGTCACCTTCGACCGCGAAACCGCAGTCCAGGAAGACCCCACCTCCGAGGCGCGCTATATCACCTGGGAATGGGTCGACTAA
- the rimI gene encoding ribosomal protein S18-alanine N-acetyltransferase: MHIRRLTVEDAPACAAWERILFPGDDPWPAAAFRAEIRSPFNFYIGLFDPELIGYAGLAMLGPSSSPEFEVHTIGVAPERQGEGLGRQLMDQLIAAADEYGGPVFLEVRTDNLAAIGLYESYGFTITGTRKNYYHPSGADAYTMMREGRK, encoded by the coding sequence GTGCATATTCGTCGCTTGACCGTGGAGGATGCGCCCGCCTGCGCCGCTTGGGAGCGGATCCTTTTCCCCGGGGATGATCCGTGGCCTGCGGCGGCGTTTCGGGCGGAAATCCGCAGTCCGTTTAACTTTTATATCGGGTTATTTGATCCCGAACTGATTGGCTATGCGGGCCTGGCTATGTTGGGGCCTTCGAGCAGTCCGGAATTTGAGGTGCACACGATCGGGGTGGCCCCGGAGCGGCAGGGCGAGGGGTTGGGCAGGCAATTGATGGATCAGCTGATCGCCGCAGCGGATGAGTATGGCGGGCCGGTGTTTTTGGAGGTGCGTACGGATAATCTTGCGGCCATTGGATTGTATGAATCGTACGGGTTTACCATCACCGGGACGCGGAAAAACTACTATCACCCCTCGGGTGCGGATGCATACACGATGATGCGCGAAGGACGGAAATGA
- a CDS encoding DUF4274 domain-containing protein: MITETRSYELDLLHMRACLAGDAYYVDLDDEDFHEELEDCDISENSEEPSCRVLFAAHLRQRQLGFDEYQEEIKAELAAITNPEELHYLAKDYNFDDGFWALEQIINSPFCDIRTARMLFWLSNPQYFADSYGHPAHAPGEIVNNDLARFLTQLDAKAHRGEFLHSLPKEFEFTEVEAGGELWGIADSLQPDRS, from the coding sequence ATGATCACAGAGACTCGTAGTTATGAACTGGACCTACTGCACATGCGCGCCTGCCTCGCCGGGGACGCCTACTACGTAGACCTCGACGACGAGGACTTTCATGAGGAACTCGAAGACTGCGATATCAGCGAAAACAGCGAGGAACCATCCTGCCGGGTTCTCTTTGCGGCGCATTTGCGCCAGCGGCAGCTCGGGTTCGACGAATACCAGGAGGAAATCAAGGCCGAACTCGCGGCGATCACCAATCCGGAGGAATTGCACTACTTAGCCAAGGACTACAACTTCGACGACGGGTTTTGGGCGCTCGAGCAGATCATCAACAGCCCGTTTTGCGATATCCGCACCGCCCGCATGCTCTTTTGGTTATCCAACCCGCAATATTTCGCCGATTCCTACGGCCACCCCGCCCACGCACCGGGCGAGATCGTAAACAATGACCTCGCGCGGTTTCTCACCCAGCTCGATGCCAAGGCGCACAGGGGCGAATTCCTGCACTCCCTGCCAAAGGAATTCGAATTCACCGAGGTGGAGGCCGGCGGCGAGCTCTGGGGAATCGCCGATTCCCTGCAGCCGGACCGCAGTTAG